A window from Shumkonia mesophila encodes these proteins:
- a CDS encoding ATP-binding protein — protein sequence MAQGFQLAPRIRGMVEVLRPKDAEQPILPAEVRAAVRSWMTELFAEDDLKAVDVKPRRTAMLSGPPGCGKTTLAHHLSARLGLPLACVKMDRLRSKYIGQTGEQIADVFEDLESQADRCVILMDEFDAVAMTRGTDGHAATREANAIVDALLARVENFTGTLIAATNRADAIDPAMWRRFGLQLEIPLPGDEERFAILTRYLVPFGLPQDAMDFLADATAGATPAILRQLMEGIKRDLVLAPRLDQPAEVTAVFARVMASVRPHKDLTCPPLWAEAKVRDRLRALPWPPTLNGKGEK from the coding sequence ATGGCGCAGGGATTCCAGTTGGCGCCCAGGATCCGGGGCATGGTGGAGGTGCTGCGGCCCAAGGATGCCGAGCAGCCGATCCTGCCGGCCGAGGTGCGCGCCGCCGTCCGCTCCTGGATGACCGAGCTGTTCGCCGAGGACGACCTCAAGGCCGTCGACGTCAAGCCGCGCCGCACCGCCATGCTGTCGGGCCCGCCGGGCTGTGGCAAGACGACGCTGGCCCACCACCTGTCGGCCCGCCTCGGGCTGCCGCTGGCCTGCGTCAAGATGGACCGCCTGCGCAGCAAGTACATCGGCCAGACCGGCGAACAGATTGCCGACGTTTTCGAGGATCTGGAATCCCAGGCCGACCGCTGCGTCATCCTGATGGATGAATTCGACGCCGTCGCCATGACGCGCGGCACCGACGGCCACGCCGCGACCCGCGAGGCCAATGCCATCGTCGACGCCCTGCTGGCCCGCGTCGAGAACTTCACCGGAACCCTCATCGCCGCCACCAACCGGGCCGACGCCATCGATCCCGCCATGTGGCGCCGCTTCGGTCTGCAACTGGAGATCCCGCTGCCGGGCGACGAAGAGCGCTTCGCCATCCTCACCCGCTACCTCGTGCCCTTCGGCCTGCCCCAGGATGCCATGGACTTCCTGGCCGACGCCACGGCGGGCGCGACGCCCGCCATCCTCCGGCAGTTGATGGAGGGCATCAAGCGCGACCTCGTGTTGGCCCCGCGTCTCGACCAGCCGGCCGAGGTCACCGCCGTCTTCGCGCGGGTCATGGCCAGCGTCAGGCCGCACAAGGACCTGACCTGCCCCCCCCTGTGGGCCGAAGCCAAGGTGCGCGACCGCCTGCGCGCCCTGCCCTGGCCGCCCACCCTGAACGGCAAGGGGGAAAAATGA
- a CDS encoding Lcl domain-containing protein — MNQVSTKTSLPAIGDAFGGGFFAGTYLENGALHALIVAPKAEGEAEEMEWGAGGETAARSLTDGLANSDAINDDKHPAARFCRSLAIGGFTDWHLPALDQMSVLRANLTPENDHVPVQTTAETFQEGGPEAFEIDDAYWSSTEWSAGFAWSQFFDDGTQDGSLKGWRCRVRAVRKCPL, encoded by the coding sequence ATGAACCAAGTTTCCACCAAGACCTCTCTTCCCGCCATCGGCGACGCCTTCGGCGGTGGCTTTTTCGCCGGCACCTACCTGGAGAACGGCGCTCTCCACGCGCTGATCGTTGCCCCCAAGGCCGAGGGCGAGGCAGAGGAGATGGAGTGGGGAGCCGGCGGCGAGACGGCCGCCCGATCGCTGACCGATGGCCTGGCCAACAGCGACGCCATCAACGACGATAAACACCCGGCCGCCCGGTTCTGCCGCTCGCTCGCCATCGGCGGCTTCACCGACTGGCACCTGCCGGCGCTCGATCAGATGTCGGTCCTGCGGGCCAACCTGACCCCGGAGAACGACCACGTCCCGGTCCAGACCACCGCCGAGACCTTCCAGGAAGGCGGGCCGGAGGCCTTCGAGATCGACGACGCCTACTGGTCCAGCACGGAATGGTCGGCCGGCTTCGCCTGGTCCCAGTTCTTCGACGACGGCACCCAGGACGGCAGCCTCAAGGGCTGGCGGTGCCGGGTCCGGGCCGTCCGCAAATGCCCCCTTTAA
- a CDS encoding DUF5131 family protein, whose amino-acid sequence MGVVTKIESADHTFQPWYGCHPVVDDGEVSPGCAVCFAEGWAKRSGLVKWGAQQPRRLSSEAHWRQPLAWDRLAAREGRMHVVLNTLCDIFDDRADPAWRARWWALVKVTPNLLWTPLTKRPENIPGMLPPDWGDGYPNVMLMVTCEDQKRANLRIPRLFEAPARWYGCYYEPAAGPIDFRRIKIGEADGRLDALTGAWIADDMNEERRCPRLSWIVAGGATGPRADPAHPAWFRQVCNDVCEVRGRDGPPWFHLKQWGEWKPTSGVDVYCHGPDHNAREFPNVQGIAWLGDGRVCLRDFSITEHARRIRNRQAFNTRAIDVDEQALEDFHAACADPNRIADNPLGFQWMYRVGSKVAGRLLDGRTWDEFPAAARRPTP is encoded by the coding sequence ATGGGCGTGGTGACCAAGATCGAATCCGCCGACCACACCTTCCAGCCCTGGTACGGCTGTCATCCGGTGGTCGACGACGGCGAGGTCAGCCCCGGCTGCGCGGTGTGCTTCGCCGAGGGCTGGGCCAAGCGCTCCGGCCTGGTCAAGTGGGGCGCCCAGCAGCCGCGAAGGCTCTCCAGTGAGGCCCACTGGCGGCAACCCCTCGCCTGGGACAGGTTGGCCGCGCGCGAGGGCCGCATGCATGTGGTGCTCAACACGCTCTGCGACATCTTCGACGATCGGGCCGACCCGGCTTGGCGCGCCCGCTGGTGGGCCCTCGTCAAGGTCACCCCCAACCTGCTGTGGACGCCGCTGACCAAGCGGCCGGAGAACATCCCCGGCATGCTGCCGCCCGACTGGGGCGACGGCTATCCAAACGTCATGCTGATGGTGACCTGCGAGGATCAGAAGCGGGCGAACCTGCGCATTCCCCGGCTGTTCGAGGCGCCCGCCCGCTGGTACGGCTGTTATTACGAGCCGGCGGCGGGGCCGATCGACTTCCGCAGGATCAAGATCGGCGAGGCCGACGGTCGCCTCGATGCCCTGACGGGCGCCTGGATCGCCGACGACATGAACGAGGAAAGGCGTTGTCCGCGCCTCTCCTGGATCGTCGCCGGCGGCGCCACCGGCCCACGGGCCGATCCCGCCCATCCGGCCTGGTTCCGCCAGGTGTGCAACGACGTCTGTGAAGTCCGCGGAAGGGATGGCCCGCCGTGGTTCCACCTCAAACAATGGGGCGAGTGGAAACCGACCAGCGGTGTGGACGTTTACTGCCATGGCCCTGACCACAACGCGAGGGAATTCCCTAACGTCCAAGGCATCGCTTGGCTGGGCGACGGGCGTGTTTGCCTGCGCGATTTTTCCATCACTGAGCATGCCCGACGTATCCGGAATAGGCAGGCATTCAACACGCGTGCGATCGATGTCGACGAGCAGGCCCTGGAGGACTTTCACGCGGCTTGCGCCGATCCAAATCGGATCGCCGATAACCCACTCGGTTTTCAATGGATGTACCGGGTCGGCAGCAAGGTCGCCGGCCGGCTTCTCGATGGCCGTACCTGGGATGAATTCCCGGCAGCGGCGAGGAGGCCGACGCCATGA
- a CDS encoding DUF2312 domain-containing protein: MNKPGGLAADRLKSFVERIERLEAERKALAEDVKDVKAEARQAGFDVKTINKVIARRRMTAEARDEEDALLEIYEGALGMLEGTPLGEAARKRLSGRPPRRPPGDDVPDEHDDAPGVPPDGPDEDAGTPEAPAATVEEARELGREAALNGKPVTENPFPPADPRRAAWDEGWCEADGSDGMDIPEAWRRKKPKRGDGKPGGDGEPGGEAR; this comes from the coding sequence ATGAACAAGCCCGGCGGCCTCGCGGCCGATCGCCTGAAATCCTTCGTCGAGCGCATCGAGCGCCTGGAGGCGGAGAGGAAGGCCCTGGCCGAGGATGTCAAGGACGTCAAGGCGGAGGCCAGACAGGCCGGATTCGACGTCAAGACCATCAACAAGGTGATCGCCCGCCGGCGCATGACCGCCGAGGCGCGCGACGAAGAGGACGCGCTGCTGGAAATCTACGAGGGCGCGCTCGGCATGCTGGAAGGCACGCCGCTGGGCGAGGCGGCCCGCAAGCGCCTGTCGGGCAGGCCGCCGCGCCGTCCGCCCGGCGACGATGTCCCGGACGAACATGACGACGCACCCGGCGTACCGCCGGACGGGCCGGACGAGGATGCCGGGACGCCCGAGGCCCCGGCCGCCACCGTCGAGGAGGCGCGCGAACTTGGCCGCGAGGCCGCGCTCAACGGCAAGCCGGTTACCGAGAACCCCTTCCCGCCCGCCGATCCGCGCCGCGCCGCCTGGGACGAGGGCTGGTGCGAGGCCGACGGCAGCGACGGCATGGACATCCCCGAGGCGTGGCGGCGCAAGAAGCCGAAGAGGGGCGACGGCAAGCCCGGCGGCGATGGCGAACCCGGCGGGGAGGCCCGATAG
- a CDS encoding DUF4031 domain-containing protein → MTVYVDDMRAPYRRMIMCHMIADDEAELHAMADRIGVARKWYQGDHYDVCLEKRALAVKAGAVGITWRQCGCMVLHRRRTGKLGTPGEAQAAVESRLGAVYLTPRHVVENVIRSTDTAGVPPAAPDPDCSSMPEGDLP, encoded by the coding sequence ATGACCGTCTATGTCGACGACATGCGCGCCCCGTATCGCCGGATGATCATGTGCCACATGATCGCCGATGACGAGGCCGAGCTGCACGCCATGGCCGACCGCATCGGAGTCGCCCGCAAGTGGTACCAGGGCGACCACTACGACGTGTGCCTGGAGAAGCGCGCCCTCGCGGTCAAGGCCGGCGCCGTCGGGATCACCTGGCGGCAGTGCGGCTGCATGGTCCTGCACCGCCGACGCACCGGCAAGCTGGGGACGCCCGGGGAAGCGCAGGCAGCGGTGGAGAGCCGGCTTGGCGCCGTCTACCTGACGCCGCGACATGTCGTCGAGAATGTCATCCGCAGCACCGACACCGCCGGCGTACCGCCGGCCGCGCCCGACCCTGACTGCTCATCGATGCCGGAGGGAGACCTGCCGTGA
- a CDS encoding Lcl domain-containing protein gives MTTNIQVDRIDAPPSLPAIGEPLAGGFFAGAFLLEGRLHALILAPKAEGETEAAWRTKGEDEAPARSLRDGLANSDAINDDSHPAAQFCRALAIGGHDDWYLPSRHEAALLAETLMPGDGFVPEQTTAEAFKEGGQEAFERRAYWTSTELESGFAWYQDFYDGLQSTNYKGWRCRVRAVRKCPL, from the coding sequence ATGACCACCAATATCCAAGTCGACCGGATTGATGCGCCCCCGTCGTTGCCGGCTATCGGCGAGCCGCTGGCCGGCGGCTTCTTCGCCGGCGCCTTCCTGCTGGAAGGCCGGCTCCACGCCCTGATTCTCGCGCCGAAGGCCGAAGGCGAGACCGAAGCCGCCTGGCGGACCAAGGGCGAGGACGAGGCCCCGGCCCGGTCCCTGCGCGACGGCCTCGCCAACTCGGACGCCATCAACGACGACAGCCACCCGGCCGCCCAGTTCTGCCGCGCGCTCGCCATCGGCGGCCACGACGACTGGTACCTGCCCAGCCGGCACGAGGCGGCGCTTCTGGCCGAAACCCTGATGCCGGGCGACGGCTTCGTTCCCGAACAGACCACGGCCGAGGCATTCAAGGAAGGCGGGCAGGAGGCCTTCGAACGACGCGCGTACTGGACGAGCACCGAACTGGAGTCCGGCTTCGCCTGGTACCAGGACTTCTACGACGGCCTCCAGAGCACCAACTACAAGGGCTGGCGGTGCCGGGTCCGGGCCGTCCGCAAATGTCCCCTTTAA